The proteins below come from a single Candidatus Bathyarchaeota archaeon genomic window:
- a CDS encoding PQQ-binding-like beta-propeller repeat protein, producing MPNPVGVNQEVLVWLGVTDYLENESQGWKGLTVSVTRPDGTNETLGPFTTDSTGSTGTVYIPNQVGNYTFQTHFPAQWFNWSAASMFDPAISGRIYYKASDSDVVTLVVREEPVPDYPFTALPSEYWTRPIDAQHYTWYTVSGNWLSIPPNKNAVNNDLAPQSSHILWTKPLVLGGLSGGFNEIQGHETGDAYEGKFANSVIIDGRLYYNRYASGFGGGWAQQGIFCVDLRTGEEVWFKNNSRLAFGQTLYWDAWNMHGVFSYIYTTTSTFDMATFTSTTTWNAYDPLTSEYQFSISNIPSTGAMFGASTQLTGSHGEFIIYNIDLAHGWVAKWNSTTAVIGPKQEGDMSGGSWGSAANTQQTFNGNQGYDWNKTLAAGAGNLPGSISAVLEDRVIGSTAGAWAGMGDNPIGIWAFSLDSTGSTLQTLYNTTWAPPKGDLTVSFGDSSLADKVFTLEIKEKRTIYGFNMDTGKQIWGPTDPQAQLQVYGMSGCIVDGRLFSTGYGGVVYCYNVSNGNPLWTYQASDPYNEILWSSDWPLQVCFVAADKIYLSHNEHSPVNPLPRGAPFVCLDVTNGTKLWDIPLRGTSWGGNAIIGDSIIATWDSYDGQVYAVGKGESAITVTGPDIGIPAASSAIIRGTVTDQSPGAKGTPAISDESMDAWMMYQYMQFEKPVNATGVPVSIDTIDPNGNFLHLGDTTSDTSGTYSFRWVPPSDVPGKYTIIASFAGSNSYWPSTAITAVSVDPAAEPTAAPTQASESVADTYIIPMGTAIIVVIIIVGAVLALLMRRRP from the coding sequence ATGCCAAATCCTGTAGGCGTTAACCAGGAAGTACTGGTCTGGTTAGGCGTCACTGATTATCTTGAGAACGAATCGCAAGGCTGGAAAGGCTTAACCGTGAGCGTAACGCGCCCAGACGGCACCAACGAAACCCTAGGGCCCTTCACTACCGATTCAACTGGTTCAACAGGCACCGTTTATATCCCCAACCAGGTAGGCAACTACACCTTCCAAACCCATTTTCCCGCGCAGTGGTTTAACTGGTCAGCAGCTTCAATGTTTGATCCAGCAATCAGCGGCAGAATATACTATAAAGCAAGTGACAGCGACGTAGTGACACTAGTCGTGCGGGAGGAACCCGTTCCAGACTACCCCTTCACTGCGCTTCCATCAGAATACTGGACACGCCCCATCGATGCTCAACATTACACTTGGTACACTGTTTCAGGTAACTGGCTAAGCATTCCCCCCAACAAAAACGCAGTAAACAACGACCTTGCACCCCAAAGTTCCCACATCCTTTGGACCAAACCGTTAGTTCTCGGCGGACTCTCAGGAGGATTCAACGAAATACAGGGACATGAAACAGGCGACGCATATGAAGGCAAATTCGCTAACTCCGTTATCATCGATGGACGACTATACTATAATCGGTATGCATCAGGCTTCGGTGGCGGATGGGCACAGCAGGGAATATTCTGCGTTGACTTGCGAACAGGCGAAGAAGTCTGGTTCAAGAACAATAGCAGGTTAGCTTTCGGTCAAACTCTCTACTGGGACGCTTGGAACATGCACGGCGTCTTCTCATACATATACACAACCACCTCCACCTTCGACATGGCAACCTTCACTTCAACAACTACTTGGAATGCCTACGACCCCTTGACAAGCGAGTACCAATTCAGCATAAGCAACATCCCCTCAACTGGCGCAATGTTCGGTGCAAGTACACAACTAACAGGATCCCATGGAGAATTCATAATCTACAACATCGACTTGGCACATGGGTGGGTTGCAAAGTGGAACTCAACAACTGCAGTCATCGGTCCCAAACAGGAAGGCGACATGAGCGGCGGCAGCTGGGGTTCAGCAGCCAACACACAGCAAACCTTCAACGGCAACCAAGGCTATGACTGGAACAAGACGCTTGCGGCAGGTGCAGGCAACTTACCCGGCTCCATCAGTGCAGTTCTAGAGGACCGCGTGATTGGTTCAACCGCTGGGGCCTGGGCAGGTATGGGTGACAACCCAATCGGCATATGGGCTTTCAGCTTGGACTCAACGGGCAGTACTCTGCAGACACTCTACAATACAACTTGGGCGCCTCCAAAAGGCGATTTAACCGTTAGCTTCGGTGACTCAAGCTTAGCTGACAAGGTCTTCACTTTGGAAATCAAGGAGAAGCGGACAATCTACGGGTTTAACATGGATACTGGCAAACAGATCTGGGGACCAACAGATCCACAGGCTCAGCTGCAAGTCTACGGCATGTCCGGATGCATCGTTGATGGGCGACTCTTCTCAACAGGCTACGGCGGCGTAGTGTATTGCTATAACGTCAGCAACGGCAACCCCCTCTGGACATACCAAGCTAGCGACCCCTACAACGAAATCCTCTGGAGCAGCGACTGGCCTTTGCAAGTCTGCTTTGTCGCAGCCGACAAAATTTACCTCTCCCACAACGAACACAGCCCAGTTAACCCACTGCCACGCGGTGCACCCTTCGTTTGCCTCGACGTAACAAACGGAACCAAACTCTGGGATATTCCGCTTCGTGGAACCAGCTGGGGCGGAAACGCCATAATCGGCGACAGCATCATCGCAACCTGGGATTCATACGATGGACAAGTATACGCGGTAGGTAAAGGCGAAAGCGCCATAACCGTCACTGGACCCGACATCGGCATACCCGCAGCTTCCTCGGCGATTATTCGCGGAACAGTCACTGATCAATCGCCAGGCGCGAAAGGAACACCCGCAATATCTGACGAATCCATGGATGCATGGATGATGTATCAGTACATGCAGTTTGAGAAACCCGTCAACGCAACAGGCGTTCCAGTCTCCATAGACACCATTGACCCCAACGGCAACTTCCTACACCTCGGCGACACAACAAGCGACACCAGCGGCACCTACAGCTTCCGATGGGTACCCCCCTCAGATGTCCCCGGCAAATACACCATCATCGCCTCCTTCGCAGGCTCCAATTCGTACTGGCCGTCAACGGCGATAACAGCGGTTTCCGTTGATCCAGCCGCGGAACCCACAGCAGCTCCAACACAGGCATCAGAATCGGTTGCAGACACCTATATCATCCCCATGGGCACCGCCATAATCGTTGTCATCATCATCGTGGGCGCAGTGCTTGCGTTATTGATGCGAAGACGACCATAA
- a CDS encoding ribonucleoside triphosphate reductase — translation MKFVLKRDSKLEPFDQERITTAIWKAVKAVGGKDREQAKHISDEVVAELQRIYGEDGVPTVEEVQDLVEKRLIENGHAQTAKAYILYRKQHNDMRELAALLSSSDMVDQYLEVADWRVKENSNMSYSLQGLNNYLSSAVIAKYWIARIYPENIAAAHFSGDIHIHDLGVLGPYCVGWDLSDLLLSGFGGVHGKIESKPAKHLRTALGQIVNFFYTLQGEAAGAQAFSNFDTYLAPLIKYDNLSQKDVEQAMQEFFFNMNVPTRVGFQTPFTNLTLDLTVPDFMKNEAVIFNGKVTQDTYGGFTKEMEMFNLAFAKVMAQGDAKGRVFTFPIPTYNVTRDFDWESPVSQAIFEVTAKYGVPYFSNFINSDMKPEDVRSMCCRLRIDNRELRKRGGGFFGANPLTGSIGVVTLNIPRIGYLAKDEDDFFERLETLMETAKASLEMKRKVLESFTENGLYPYSRRYLRHVKEGYGKFWKNHFSTIGIVGVNEAILNLLGQNIASKDGQAFAVKMLTFMRSRLADYQEETSSIYNLEATPAEGTSYRLARLDRKRYRDIIFANQKHIAAEHAEPFYTNSSQLPVDFSGDLFEALEHQETLQSLYTGGTVFHIFLGERLNSWKSAAELIKKVSWNSKLPYFTLTPTFSICPTHGYTSGEHKTCPTCGGRCEVYSRVVGYLRPVDQWNDGKQAEFTIRKTFDRSTVMASAPLTA, via the coding sequence ATGAAGTTTGTCCTTAAACGTGATAGCAAATTAGAACCCTTCGATCAAGAACGGATTACAACCGCTATTTGGAAAGCCGTAAAAGCGGTAGGCGGCAAAGATAGAGAACAAGCAAAACACATCAGCGACGAAGTCGTTGCTGAACTTCAGCGGATCTACGGCGAAGACGGTGTGCCCACAGTTGAGGAAGTCCAAGACCTCGTCGAAAAACGCCTCATCGAAAACGGCCACGCTCAAACCGCCAAAGCCTACATCCTCTACCGCAAACAGCACAACGACATGCGTGAACTTGCCGCGCTGTTAAGCAGCTCCGACATGGTGGATCAGTACCTTGAGGTAGCGGATTGGCGCGTTAAAGAAAACAGCAACATGAGTTACTCGCTTCAGGGCCTCAACAACTACCTCTCATCAGCGGTCATCGCCAAGTACTGGATAGCCCGCATCTACCCCGAAAACATAGCCGCTGCACACTTCTCAGGTGACATCCATATCCATGACCTCGGCGTTCTTGGCCCCTACTGTGTCGGCTGGGACCTCAGCGACCTGTTGCTGTCGGGTTTTGGAGGGGTACATGGCAAAATCGAGAGCAAACCCGCCAAGCATCTGCGGACCGCGCTTGGGCAAATTGTTAACTTCTTCTACACTCTGCAGGGTGAAGCGGCGGGTGCGCAGGCGTTTAGCAACTTTGACACCTACCTTGCCCCATTAATCAAGTACGATAACCTTTCGCAGAAAGACGTGGAGCAGGCGATGCAGGAATTCTTCTTCAACATGAACGTGCCCACACGCGTTGGCTTCCAGACTCCCTTCACCAACCTCACCTTGGACTTGACGGTGCCGGACTTCATGAAGAACGAGGCAGTTATCTTCAACGGCAAAGTCACCCAGGACACCTACGGCGGCTTTACTAAGGAGATGGAGATGTTCAACCTTGCATTCGCTAAAGTCATGGCGCAGGGCGACGCTAAAGGCCGCGTCTTTACCTTCCCCATACCCACCTACAACGTCACCCGAGACTTCGACTGGGAATCTCCGGTTTCACAGGCAATCTTTGAAGTCACCGCCAAATATGGTGTACCCTACTTCAGCAACTTCATCAACAGCGACATGAAACCCGAAGACGTGCGCAGCATGTGCTGCCGCCTACGCATCGACAACCGTGAACTGCGTAAACGAGGCGGAGGCTTCTTCGGCGCTAACCCCCTCACCGGCAGCATCGGAGTCGTCACCCTCAACATCCCCCGCATCGGCTACCTCGCCAAGGATGAAGATGACTTCTTTGAGCGGCTGGAAACCCTGATGGAAACCGCCAAAGCCAGCCTTGAAATGAAGCGTAAAGTGCTGGAATCCTTCACAGAAAACGGCCTCTACCCCTACTCACGCCGCTACCTACGCCACGTTAAGGAGGGCTACGGTAAATTCTGGAAGAACCACTTCTCCACCATCGGCATAGTCGGAGTCAACGAGGCCATCCTTAATCTGCTGGGGCAAAACATCGCCTCTAAAGATGGACAAGCCTTCGCTGTGAAGATGCTTACGTTCATGCGTAGCCGCTTAGCTGATTATCAGGAGGAAACAAGCAGTATCTACAACCTCGAAGCTACCCCCGCAGAGGGTACCTCCTATCGGCTTGCACGCCTAGATCGGAAACGCTACCGCGACATCATCTTTGCCAACCAAAAACACATCGCAGCTGAACACGCCGAGCCCTTCTACACCAACTCATCGCAGTTGCCCGTTGACTTCTCCGGCGACCTCTTCGAAGCCCTTGAACACCAAGAAACATTGCAGTCCCTCTACACCGGCGGCACCGTCTTCCACATATTCCTAGGTGAGCGCCTCAACTCCTGGAAATCCGCGGCGGAACTCATCAAAAAAGTCAGCTGGAACTCAAAGTTGCCCTACTTCACGTTGACCCCGACCTTCAGCATCTGCCCAACCCATGGCTACACAAGCGGCGAACACAAGACCTGCCCCACCTGCGGCGGACGATGTGAAGTCTACTCCCGCGTCGTCGGCTATTTGCGCCCCGTTGACCAGTGGAACGACGGTAAACAAGCTGAATTCACCATACGCAAAACCTTTGACCGCTCAACGGTCATGGCGTCCGCGCCCCTAACGGCATAG
- a CDS encoding cupin domain-containing protein — MQPKIIKAASIKPYLTPERCYVAENYGDCAVSIAQAIVKPGVTTKAHHLIDVQEIYLITEGTGRVCVGDQKDAEVSVGDVVVIPPHTSQKITNIGGGDLVFYCICTPRFTEACYVDEEPTGP; from the coding sequence ATGCAGCCAAAAATCATAAAAGCCGCCAGCATAAAACCCTATTTAACGCCTGAACGATGTTACGTCGCTGAAAACTATGGTGATTGCGCTGTTTCCATCGCCCAAGCCATCGTCAAGCCGGGCGTAACCACCAAGGCACACCACCTCATAGACGTCCAAGAAATCTACCTCATCACCGAAGGAACAGGACGAGTATGCGTCGGAGACCAAAAAGACGCCGAGGTCAGCGTGGGCGACGTGGTAGTTATTCCGCCCCACACCTCCCAGAAGATAACCAATATCGGCGGGGGCGACCTGGTTTTCTATTGTATCTGTACGCCCCGCTTCACGGAGGCCTGCTATGTTGACGAGGAACCCACTGGCCCCTGA
- a CDS encoding anaerobic ribonucleoside-triphosphate reductase activating protein: MKFSGLQKTSLVDYPDRVASVLFTPGCNLRCPYCHNWKIAVDPQPPFLQEGAALSILESRKKYVDSVVITGGEPCMHKELPRFIAKLKERGFMVKLDTNGFSPSVLSECLGMVDYVAMDLKASPEKYALLGAADTADLKRSIELLKAGSVNYEFRTTVVPEIVTEQDLAAMGELIRGAKLLVLQQFVPDSTLDKRFQSLTPYTPEQIVAFGKVLGGFVEKVMFRV; this comes from the coding sequence GTGAAGTTTAGCGGTTTACAAAAAACTAGTCTAGTCGACTACCCTGACAGAGTCGCCTCTGTGCTGTTCACCCCCGGCTGCAACCTACGCTGCCCCTACTGCCACAACTGGAAAATCGCCGTCGACCCCCAGCCGCCGTTTCTGCAGGAAGGCGCTGCCCTCTCCATTTTGGAGAGCCGAAAAAAATACGTTGACTCCGTCGTTATCACGGGGGGCGAACCCTGCATGCATAAGGAGCTGCCGCGTTTCATCGCTAAACTCAAAGAGCGGGGCTTTATGGTTAAGCTCGACACAAACGGCTTCTCCCCCAGTGTTCTATCTGAATGCCTCGGCATGGTTGATTACGTTGCCATGGACCTCAAGGCCAGTCCCGAAAAATATGCGCTGCTGGGCGCTGCTGACACCGCCGATTTGAAGCGTTCCATAGAGCTGCTTAAGGCAGGCAGCGTGAACTATGAATTCCGCACCACTGTTGTCCCCGAAATCGTTACGGAGCAGGATTTAGCGGCTATGGGCGAGTTGATTCGGGGCGCTAAGCTTCTTGTGCTTCAGCAGTTTGTGCCCGACAGTACGCTGGATAAGCGGTTCCAGTCTCTGACGCCTTATACGCCTGAGCAGATTGTGGCGTTTGGGAAGGTGCTGGGCGGATTTGTCGAGAAGGTTATGTTTAGGGTTTAA
- a CDS encoding hybrid sensor histidine kinase/response regulator: MTEGTAIKEQTKIKVLHVDDDPAILSIAKEILEAEDKFQVESASSVEEAQRKLKEQPFEAIISDYEMPNKTGLQFLEEIRQQKNEIAFVMFTGRGREEVAVRALNLGADRYINKNGDPEAVYCELSFAVAKIVERKRARRMLIADAKKINQLNEKLRVVGSLTRHDVRNKLSAINAHVYLLKKKLAQDPAAMNHLLAIDLSSKQIVELLEFSHLYEKLGVEELQGVDVGKCVNDALGLFVDLRGIRVENQCCGLTVMADSLLRQLFYNLIDNSLKHGQKIASIRIYAEENEEETCIVYQDDGVGIEDCKREHLFEEKSSRGINHGLYVVRRICEAYDWTIRETGQAGLGAKFIFHVPKSI, translated from the coding sequence ATGACTGAGGGTACAGCAATAAAAGAGCAAACAAAAATCAAAGTCCTACATGTAGATGACGACCCCGCCATCCTGTCCATCGCAAAAGAAATCCTTGAAGCCGAAGACAAATTCCAAGTTGAATCCGCCTCCTCCGTCGAGGAAGCCCAAAGAAAACTCAAAGAACAACCCTTCGAAGCGATAATCTCCGACTACGAAATGCCCAACAAAACCGGCTTGCAGTTCCTCGAGGAAATCCGTCAGCAAAAAAATGAAATAGCCTTCGTTATGTTTACGGGGCGAGGACGCGAGGAGGTCGCGGTTAGAGCCCTAAATCTGGGTGCTGACCGCTACATCAACAAAAACGGCGACCCCGAAGCTGTCTACTGTGAGTTGTCCTTTGCGGTGGCTAAGATTGTGGAGCGCAAGAGGGCACGCCGCATGTTGATTGCTGACGCCAAAAAGATTAATCAGCTCAACGAGAAGCTGCGGGTAGTAGGAAGCTTAACCCGTCATGACGTACGCAACAAGCTATCCGCCATAAACGCCCATGTTTACTTGCTTAAGAAGAAGCTAGCCCAAGACCCCGCTGCTATGAATCATTTGCTCGCCATCGATTTATCGTCTAAGCAGATCGTGGAGTTGCTGGAGTTCTCTCATCTCTACGAGAAGCTTGGCGTCGAAGAGCTTCAGGGTGTAGATGTTGGAAAATGCGTTAACGACGCCTTGGGGTTGTTTGTGGATTTGCGGGGTATACGGGTGGAAAACCAATGCTGCGGCTTAACGGTTATGGCGGATTCCCTGCTTCGCCAACTATTCTATAACCTCATCGATAACTCTTTAAAGCATGGACAGAAAATCGCCAGCATACGCATTTATGCTGAAGAAAACGAAGAAGAAACCTGCATCGTTTACCAGGATGACGGCGTAGGCATTGAGGATTGTAAGCGGGAGCATCTCTTTGAGGAGAAAAGCAGCCGCGGCATTAATCATGGCCTCTATGTGGTGCGCCGAATATGTGAAGCCTACGATTGGACCATCAGGGAAACGGGGCAGGCTGGGTTAGGCGCCAAATTTATTTTTCATGTGCCCAAGAGCATATAG
- the nrdR gene encoding transcriptional regulator NrdR, producing MRCPYCNSENSKTLETRDSPENTTRRRKECINCGKRYTTYEYLETVELMVRKKDGELQRFDVNKIIRGLQKACEKRPVAMAQINELADKVRQDLMLKGTEEVASGEIGDLIMTYLKKVDRIAYIRFASVYKQFEEPEDFRKVLSEVKKQ from the coding sequence ATGAGATGCCCCTACTGCAACTCGGAGAATTCCAAAACACTCGAAACACGAGATTCCCCAGAGAACACCACACGCCGCCGAAAAGAATGCATCAACTGCGGCAAACGCTACACTACATACGAGTACCTCGAAACCGTCGAACTCATGGTCCGCAAAAAAGACGGCGAACTCCAACGCTTCGACGTAAACAAAATCATCCGTGGACTCCAAAAAGCCTGCGAGAAGCGCCCCGTAGCCATGGCCCAAATCAACGAGTTAGCAGACAAAGTACGCCAGGACTTGATGCTGAAAGGCACCGAGGAAGTCGCCTCAGGGGAAATCGGCGATTTAATCATGACGTACCTCAAAAAAGTCGATCGCATCGCCTACATACGGTTCGCTTCGGTTTACAAGCAGTTTGAAGAGCCTGAAGACTTCAGAAAAGTCCTCTCGGAAGTGAAGAAACAATGA
- a CDS encoding MarC family protein yields MRATIALFIIVDPLGNLPIVMGLTEKTDAKQRRKIINVAMVVGFVLLLFFSFLGQEILAIFGLSIYSFGIAGGILLLIISIRILVSGSKTESTEPPESLGAVPIAIPLLVGPGAITTTIFNLQAYGTLTTILAVLIVLSITWVILRFIGVFYRLLGKTGALVIARVMALFIAAIAVQYILTGVTNLVG; encoded by the coding sequence ATCAGAGCCACCATTGCGCTTTTCATCATCGTTGATCCACTCGGCAACCTACCCATCGTCATGGGCTTAACTGAGAAAACCGATGCGAAACAGCGCAGAAAAATAATAAACGTCGCGATGGTTGTGGGGTTTGTGCTGCTTTTATTTTTTTCTTTTTTGGGGCAGGAGATTCTGGCTATCTTTGGGTTATCAATCTACAGTTTCGGCATAGCAGGCGGCATCCTGCTTCTAATTATCTCTATTCGGATCCTGGTTTCAGGCAGTAAAACCGAAAGCACGGAGCCTCCGGAAAGCCTCGGCGCCGTGCCCATAGCTATCCCGCTGCTAGTTGGTCCCGGAGCAATAACCACCACCATCTTTAACCTGCAAGCCTACGGCACCTTAACCACCATTCTTGCTGTGCTGATTGTGCTCTCGATTACATGGGTTATTCTGCGGTTTATCGGTGTATTCTATCGGCTTTTGGGCAAAACAGGCGCTTTGGTTATCGCGCGGGTTATGGCTCTCTTCATAGCCGCCATCGCAGTTCAATACATCCTCACTGGCGTCACCAACCTGGTAGGATAG